AGCGCGTTGCGGTTGACTTTTCCATTAGGCGTAAGTGGTAGAGCCTTCAACATCACGAAAGTTGAGGGCACCATGTATTCCGGCAGCTTCTGTCTTAGGAATCTGTACAGTTCACTAACACTAAGTGTTTGTTTGTGCTTAGGAACAATATAACCTACCAAGTACTGGTTACTCAACTCTTTTTCCCAAGCTGTAACTGCAGCCTGTTGTACTTCCGGGTGTTGACATAGTATGCTCTCTATTTCTCCTAGCTCAATACGGAAACCTCTAACTTTGACTTGATGATCGACCCGTCCAAGAAACTCAATATTGCCGTCGCTTAAGTAGCGTGCTTTATCACCAGTTTTATATAAGCGCGATCCTGAGTTAGATGCAATCAATCCCGTCTGTGCAAAGGGATTGGGAATGAACCGTTGTGCTGTTAGCTCAGACCGATTCAGATAGCCGCGAGCTAAACAAGCACCGCCGATGTATAATTCACCTGGGACACCAATAGGCACAGGTTGCAGTTGCTGATCAAGCAAATAAATCTGCGTGTTAGCAAGTGGACGACCAAGTGGAACTGTTTGTGAACTATGGTTAGCTTGTTTATCCCCAACGGCGAAAGTAGTAACCCCCACAGTGGCTTCTGTGGGACCGTAGTGATTGAAGATAAGACAGTTTGGTGCAGAAGCTTGAATTTGCTCAATTAGTTCCCAACTTGCTGCTTCACCACCAAGAATCAGTCTGGCGCGGGGCAAAATGGACTCGGATGGTGCAGATGCAAGCAGAGTAGCAAGGTGGGAGGGTACAATTTTGAGACAGTCAATGGGATGTTTGCGGCAGTATTTTCCTAGGGCTGCTGAGTCAGTAGCACACTCGGCAGACAACACATGCAGACACCCTCCACTACAAAGAGAAGAAAAGATAACAGTATTACCCAAATCTGCTGCAAGGGTGGAAACAGTAGCGAAGTTGGTTATTGTTGATAGATTCAACTTATCTATGATTCCGTTGAGGTAATTTAGCAGTTGTCGATGTTCAATCGCCACCCCTTTTGGTGTACCAGTCGAGCCAGAGGTGAACAATACGTAGACCAAATTCTCAGTTGTTACAACACTTGTGGGATTCTCATCACTGTGCTGAGCAATAATATCCCAGTCCGTGTCTAAGCAGACGATCTGCGATGCATCTGTTGGTAGAGCATCCACTAATCGCTGTTGTGTCAATAGCAGTGGTACTTGGGCATCCTGTAATCGAAAGGCAAGACTCTCCTTTGGTAATCCTGGATCAAGCGGTAGGTATGCTCCACCAGCTTTGAGGATGCCCAAAAGTCCAATAATCATTTCAGAGGATCGCTCTACGCAAAGCCCAACTAAAACTTCTGGTTTTACTCCAAGCGTTTGCAAGTGGTGAGCTATTTTGTTGGCTTTGCGATTAAGCTCTGCATAGGTCAGTTGCTGATCTTCAAATATAACGGCAATGTTATTAGGTGTTTTTTGTGCTTGTTCTTCAAATCGCTGGTGGATACATTTGTCTTGTGGGTAATCAATCTGCGTTTGGTTAAACTCAACTAGTAATTGTTGGCGATCGCTCTTGCTGAGAATCTCTAATTGAGAGATTTTATTTTCTGGATTTGCAGTTGCACTGCTTAATAAAGTTTTAAACTGTCCAGCTAAACGCTCAATAGTTTCAGATGAAAAGTAGTTGACATCATAATAAAATTCTGCTATCAGCAAATTATCGCGTTGAGTACAAGTGAGTTTTACTTTAAAAGGTTCAATACAGGTGTAATATTTGTCAATATAAAATGAAACACCACCGGCAATGAGTTGTTCTGGTAGTTGCTCAAACTCGAAACCAATAGGAAAAGCTAGTGTATTATTATTTTCTAGTGGTTCTGGAACGAAATAATCCTGCCATTCGGAACCAGCCTCTATAGTTTGTTCAGCTAGTTCTAAAAGTTCTTTAAAGCGTAAGTCTGGTGTCAAGTGGCTTTTAATTGGCAACCAGGTAGCAACAAGTCCTAGTAAATTTTGTAGTTCTTCATAATCCCTGCGATCGCAAGCCATACCGATAACAATGTCTGGCTGTCCTGTCAGTCGCCAAATCAGCGTTTGCCAGCAAGCTAGTAAGACGACAGCAGTGGAAGTATTATACTTTTGGGCTAAAGTTTCAATTTTGGCTGTTAGTTCGGGAGCGATCGCCACTCGCAAACACTCAGGCTGGAATTGTGATTGTTTTGAAGGTTGGCTTTCAAAAGGCAGTCTTAATGTAGCTTGGGAAGGAAGATTTTGCTCTTGCCAGTATTTATTAGCCGCCTCTGCATCTTCGTCTTCGAGTAATTGATTCTGCCATTCTGAAAATTGCAGGTATTGCACAACTTCTTGTGATACTGCCTCACTTTGCAAGCAAGCAGAATATGAATAGCTGATTTCAGCTACCAGATTTTTGAGTGTCCAGGTATCGGCACACAGAGAAGGTAGGTTAATCAGTAAAATATACTTATTTTCTGATAGCTTCAATAGAGATACATACAACAATGGCTCTTGCTCAAGATCGAAATGTTGGCTTCGTGCTTCTTGGAAAAGAGTCTCGATTTTGTTTGAGAGTTCCTTGGGTTCCGAATCACTTAGATTGATGTCACGCCATGACAGAATGCTGTTATTTGCTACAACCATAACAGCATTCTTCATGCCATTTAAGCGGCGAAAGGTTGTACGCAGAATTCCATGTTGATTGATGACTTCCTGTAAGGCGGTTTTTAAAACCTCTGGTTTGAGATTTCCTTCAAGCAAAAGAGCACATTCAGCACAATAAGCTAAACTACATTGCTGCAATGACCAAAGGCGCTTTTGTTGGGGGGAAAGCCGAAAGCTTTCAGTAGTATGATTTTGCATCTATTTATGCCATATTGTTACAAAGTAAGCATAAGTTCCGTCTAAACTACGTTGATCTAGATGACGACTCACTAAGTTTTTTACGACCAACAAAGCAGACTCTTTCACCTAATGTTTGCTCTAATCCCAAATCCTGTTTAACATCATAGATACTAACTTCCGTAAAGCCTACTTTTTCCAGAGTGGTCTGGACATCTGCCAGAGAATAGAGTTTTAAGAGAAATGTCTTATCTAAACGTTGCCACATTCCATTGACAAATTCAAATATAGTAGTATCTTTTCTACCTACTTTGTTTTCTGAATCATAGCTCCAAATATCAACCCAGACATGAGCATCTTTGACTCCACCGCCAGAATCACTTTTATTCCAACTTGATTGACACAATTCTTCTATATACATTTCACATCCAAATATACCATTATCAAGTAATGCTTCATAAACTTTATGTAAGGCATTTTCTAGTTCCTCAATACTGAGTATATAGTTAAGGACAACATCTGTTGAAATAGCTGCATGGAAGGTAGGCGGCAATTTGAAAAAGCGTGCGTCATCCAAGATTAAATTTGCATTTGGTGCATTTTTGCGAGCAACCTCAAGCATCCCTTCAGAGCTATCAAGCCCAGTAACTTGATACCCTTTTTTCAGCAGCCGTTGTGCAATTTGTCCCGTACCACAACCGAGATCAAAAATGTGTGCCCCTTCTGGAATATATTTTAGTATCAATTTATTTATGCAATCTAATGCCATGTCATGGCGGTCTGGTGGATCTTTCAAGTCGTAAATAGAAGCTATAGCATTATGATTACTATTGCGTTGTTTGGAAGACATTCATTTTCTCTCCTATTTTGACATTTTCTCTTTTTCTGAACTCACTGATTGCGCTTCCTTAATCATTTCACCCATTGCTACCACAATTTTGCGGTAACCGGAATAAGAATTCCGTCCGTGGGCAGTCAACATGTTATCTAGCATCAAAATATCTCCCTGCTGCCAAGGAAAACTAATCTGTGACTGCTGATAAACTTCATTAATTTCTGTAATAACTTCGTCTTCTATTGGAGTACCATCTCCGTAATAAACATTACGCGGTAGCTTTTTATCTCCAAAGGTAGACAACAGAGATTCTCGAACTTCTGCGTCCAAATATGCTATGTGGTGCAACTGTATTTGATTGAAAAATACAGGATCACCAGTTTTTGGATGTACTGCTAAGGCTGGACGAACTTGACGAGTAATTAAACCATTATTATCATACCATTCAAAATCAATATTAGTTTTACGGCAATAATTTTCTACTTCAAACTTGTCATTAGTGCGAAAGAAATCTTGCCAGCTTACATCTAGACCATTCGTATAATTACGAACGTACATGAATTGTTTTTGGGCTAATCGTTCTCGTAGTTTTGGAGTGAGGAGTTGATAAGCTTTTCGACAGTCTACAATTGGCGTATCTCCACCTTTTTGTGCTGGTTGCACGCAGAAAAACCAAATCTTTAGGGGCCATTGATGTAAGTGCGAGCTTTCATTATGGAAGAGGATAGCTTTATCAGGTGGGTAAGGAGTAGAACCATAAACTTTACCGCTTTCTCCAGCACGAGGTAAGTCGCCATACTCACCGAATAAGTCTGGACAAATTGCCTGGGCAACACTTTCAAATTCTGAAACAGAATCTACATTAAAACCTCGAAATAGAATCGCTCCATGTTTCAACAATTCTGTCTCTATAAATTCCTGGTTAGTTTTAGCCCAAGCCACTAAATCAATATCGCGAGCAGCAGGCTGAATGACTAGAGGAAATGTTTGTCCTGGTTGGAGATAATCAGTTACGACCCATTTTTCTTGTGATAGGCTGACAGCCTTAGGGGCAATGCTGATAAACTTTTCGCGCTTGAAGGCTTTGCGCTCCTTTTTTTGCATAACTTGTTGTTTTCTTTCTTCTTCAGTAAGCATTTCTAAATTGCTTAGCCGTGCATCAGGTTGGGAAATAATGCTATTAAGCAGTGTCTGGAAGTGACCTGCCATACGAGTTATAGTGAGCGTATCGAAAAGGTCAGCATTATACTGCCACTTGCCTAAGATTCCTTGCTCTGTTTCCGTCAAAAATAACGCTAAATCAAACCTTGCCACTTTGTTTTCAACTTCCAACTGGCTTAATGTCAGTCCTGGCAATTCTAAAGGTGGTATTGGGGCGTTCTGGAGGACAAACAACACCTGAAATAGTGGTGGCGTGTTGCTTAAATTCCGCTCAGGTTGCAAAGCCTCTACTAATTTTTCAAAGGGTAAATCCTGATGAGCATAAGCTCCTAATGTTATAGAGCGTACTCGTTTAAGCAACTCCCCAAAGGTGGGGTTTCCGCTCAGATCGGTGCGTAAGACAAGCAGATTGACAAAAAAGCCAATTAATAACTCAATTTCTGCTCGATTACGATTAGCAACATCAGTGCCAACAACGATATCATCTTGACTGGTGTAGCGTTGTAGCAATATCTGAAAACCTGCTAGCAGGGTCATAAATAAGGTGACACCCTCTTGGCGCGAGAGTGCTTGGAGTTCTTGAGACCTGTTAGAGGGAATGAGGAAAGATTGAGTAGCGCCTTTGTTGGTTTTAACTTCTGTTCGCGGACGAGTTGTGGGTAATTGCAGTACAGTCTGGTTGTTTCCTAATTGCTGTTTCCAGTAAGCGAGTTGAGCTTCCAGTGTTTCTCCTTGTAACTGCTGTCGTTGCCAGACGGCAAAATCTGCGTACTGTATGGGTAATTCTGGAAGTGGAGAAGGTTTTCCAGCACAGAAGGCTTGATAAAGTGCTGCTAATTCACGAATGAACACACCCATTGTCCAGCCATCTGAGACAATATGGTGGATAGTGAACAATACTATATGCTCCTGATCGCTAACACGCACTATAGTACATCGCAGTAAGGGACCTTGGGCTAAGTCAAAGGTGCGTTGGGATTCTTCGTCAATCAGTCGTTGAACAAGAGGTTTCTGTTCAGCTTGTGGCAACTCCCGTAAGTCCACTATTGGGAGTTTCAGGGTTATGGTTGAGGCGATCGCCTGAAATGGTTGTCCATCTAGCACAGGGAAAGTAGTCCGCAAGACTTCATGACGCTGCACAATTTCACATAAGCTCTCCTCTAGTGCATTTACATTCAACAGACCAACAAATTGTACGGCAACTGGTATGTTGTATGTAGCACTACCTGGTTGCAGTTGCTCCAGCAACCACAATCTCTCCTGGGCAAAGGACAATGGTATATTTTCGTCTCGCGAGACAGGCAATAGAGGAGGAGTCTGCTGTCCTACTTTCACCTCTATTGTTTGTTGTATAGCTTTTGCGAGTCCAGCCACTGTTGGTGACTCAAACAAGCGACGTAGCGATAGCTGTACTTCAAAAGTTTTCCAGATCCGCGAGATGACTTGGGTAGCCAATAGAGAATGTCCGCCTAACTCAAAGAAATTGTCGTCAATACCTAGCTGTTCAATACCAAGAACTTGAATCCAAATTCCAGCTACCACTTCCTCAACTGGATTGCGAGGTGCGACAAAAGCTTCTTTAAGATAGAATTTGGTGGTGTCAAGTGCTCTTAAGGCACGGCGATCTACTTTGCCGTTGGGCGTCAGTGGCAGCGCCTCTAGTATCACAAAGGCTGATGGCACCATATAACTTGGGAGCTTTGACTCCAAAAAGTGACGTAGCTCAGTAACTGTTACAGTCTGCTCTAGGTGCAAAACTACGTAGGCTACCAAACGTTTAGAAGCAAGTTCATCCTCAAAAGCTACAACTATACTTTCGCGCACCATTGGGTGTTGGCTAAGGAGTGCTTCAATCTCTCCAAGTTCAATGCGGAAACCGCGTAGCTTCACTTGATTGTCGATACGACCTAAGTATTCGATCTCTCCATTCGGCAAATATCGGGCTAAGTCTCCTGTCTTGTACAGACGATTCCATTTTGAATTTTCAAAGGGGTTGGGGATAAACTTCTGTGCTGTGAGTTCTGGTTGGTTAAGATAACCACGAGCAAGTCCGACACCGCCAATGTGCAATTCCCCAGGAACTCCTACAGGAACCAGTTGTTGGTGTGAATCAAGGATATAAAATTGCGTGTTGGCAATTGGTCGCCCAATTGATATAACTTCACCTCTTTCTTTTTGGTCTGGATTGCTTTCTATGATTCGGACAGATGACCAAATCGTAGTTTCGGTCGGACCGTATAAATTCCATACTTGCGTACCACGTTCGAGCAACTGATTAGCAAGGGAGCTATCGAGAGCTTCACCACCGCAAAGGATTTTCAATTGCCGATTGTCCTGC
This portion of the Brasilonema sennae CENA114 genome encodes:
- a CDS encoding non-ribosomal peptide synthetase, translated to MQNHTTESFRLSPQQKRLWSLQQCSLAYCAECALLLEGNLKPEVLKTALQEVINQHGILRTTFRRLNGMKNAVMVVANNSILSWRDINLSDSEPKELSNKIETLFQEARSQHFDLEQEPLLYVSLLKLSENKYILLINLPSLCADTWTLKNLVAEISYSYSACLQSEAVSQEVVQYLQFSEWQNQLLEDEDAEAANKYWQEQNLPSQATLRLPFESQPSKQSQFQPECLRVAIAPELTAKIETLAQKYNTSTAVVLLACWQTLIWRLTGQPDIVIGMACDRRDYEELQNLLGLVATWLPIKSHLTPDLRFKELLELAEQTIEAGSEWQDYFVPEPLENNNTLAFPIGFEFEQLPEQLIAGGVSFYIDKYYTCIEPFKVKLTCTQRDNLLIAEFYYDVNYFSSETIERLAGQFKTLLSSATANPENKISQLEILSKSDRQQLLVEFNQTQIDYPQDKCIHQRFEEQAQKTPNNIAVIFEDQQLTYAELNRKANKIAHHLQTLGVKPEVLVGLCVERSSEMIIGLLGILKAGGAYLPLDPGLPKESLAFRLQDAQVPLLLTQQRLVDALPTDASQIVCLDTDWDIIAQHSDENPTSVVTTENLVYVLFTSGSTGTPKGVAIEHRQLLNYLNGIIDKLNLSTITNFATVSTLAADLGNTVIFSSLCSGGCLHVLSAECATDSAALGKYCRKHPIDCLKIVPSHLATLLASAPSESILPRARLILGGEAASWELIEQIQASAPNCLIFNHYGPTEATVGVTTFAVGDKQANHSSQTVPLGRPLANTQIYLLDQQLQPVPIGVPGELYIGGACLARGYLNRSELTAQRFIPNPFAQTGLIASNSGSRLYKTGDKARYLSDGNIEFLGRVDHQVKVRGFRIELGEIESILCQHPEVQQAAVTAWEKELSNQYLVGYIVPKHKQTLSVSELYRFLRQKLPEYMVPSTFVMLKALPLTPNGKVNRNALPEPDDHRPELEATYEPPRTQVEQTIANIWQQMLHVEKVGIHDNFFDLGGHSLLLVQIHAKLREVLNTNISIVNLFEYPTINSLAKYLTQEQTETSSFEESDKRAQSRIASRQSRAQSR
- a CDS encoding class I SAM-dependent DNA methyltransferase — encoded protein: MSSKQRNSNHNAIASIYDLKDPPDRHDMALDCINKLILKYIPEGAHIFDLGCGTGQIAQRLLKKGYQVTGLDSSEGMLEVARKNAPNANLILDDARFFKLPPTFHAAISTDVVLNYILSIEELENALHKVYEALLDNGIFGCEMYIEELCQSSWNKSDSGGGVKDAHVWVDIWSYDSENKVGRKDTTIFEFVNGMWQRLDKTFLLKLYSLADVQTTLEKVGFTEVSIYDVKQDLGLEQTLGERVCFVGRKKLSESSSRST